The nucleotide window ACTCGTAGTCGCGGGGCTTCGGCCCCTTCGCCGTGCCACCACCGCGACGCTTGTTGGTCCGCTTGGTACCGGCACGAGCGTTACCCGTGCCCTTCTGCCGGAACAGCTTCTTCGTGCTGCCCGCGACCTGACCGCGGCGGAGCGTGTGGTGGGTACCGGCCCGCTGGTTAGCGAGGTACATCAGCACCACGTCGTGCATCAACTGGCGGCTGATCTTCCCGCCGAACTCGGACGGGTTGATGTCAACCGTACCGACTTCCGCGCCGGACCGGTTCACGACCGGCACCTTCAGGGTGCCCGTGACCTCGATCAAACGAGCAACGGGAGCCGCAACCCCGTTTTCAGGGGCCGATGCCACAGTATTTTCCGCCATTGTTCAGCCACTCCTGACCATCTCGCCTGCGCCGGTTTGCCCGGCGTAACCGCGGTGTTGAGCAACTCGGCCCTTAACGGGCGGCATGAAGCTCGGCGGTGAAGCGTGGTCGCGTTCTTCGCATGAAGCCGCCCGCGATGGTGCTTCGATTGAAGCGTCCGCCGCGGGCGGGAGTTAATCTTTGTAGCACTCGTACCGAAAGCGACAACAGCGATCCGTGAAAGTTTTGCTTAGCTGCCCGCGATCACGCGAATCTTGATGTCGACGCCCGGGGGCAGGTTGAGCCCCTTGTTCAGCGCTTCGATCGTCTTCTGGTTCGGCTTCAGGATGTCGATGAGCCGCTTGTGGGTGCGGATCTCGAACTGCTCGCGGCTCTTGCGGTCGATGTGCGGGGACCGCAGCACCGTGTACCGCTCGATGCGGGTGGGCAGCGGGATCGGCCCGTGCACGGTCGCCTCGTTGTCACGAGCGGTCTTCACGATCTCGGCCGCCGTCCGGTCGAGCACCTCGTGGTCGTAACCTTCCATACGGATGCGGATGCGTTCGCTTGCGGGTCCGGCCACGATTGCCCCTCGAATCATCCCCGCACTGCGGCGGGGCGGAAATTCAGGAAAGTGTAAACGTAAGGGTTGTGCGTTCGGGCGTCAAGGCTTGAGCGCTACGCGGCATTGCGAATTGTGCGTTCGCTGTTGCCGATCTCTGCCGCCGCGCATTGAGCCGCCGACGCGGTGGCGGTGTGTTTGTTGCGCACCGCTACCGCGTCGGCTCACGTGTCAAAACGGTGAGTCACTTCTTCTTGTCC belongs to Gemmata obscuriglobus and includes:
- the rpsJ gene encoding 30S ribosomal protein S10 translates to MAGPASERIRIRMEGYDHEVLDRTAAEIVKTARDNEATVHGPIPLPTRIERYTVLRSPHIDRKSREQFEIRTHKRLIDILKPNQKTIEALNKGLNLPPGVDIKIRVIAGS